AAGAAGCCGCGTTTGCGGAAATGCGCGTCGATGAACAACAGGCGTTAAACGACATCGCGGCCAATGCGGCAGCAGAGTAAGACGCGATAGCAAAGGAGTGCAGCTCATGGAAACCTTACGCTTCGACCGCACTGGCCATGTCGGCTGGCTGTGGTTGAACCGCCCCCAGAAACTCAATGCCATGACCGCCCAGATGTGGGACGAGCTGCGCGAGCTAGGACAAACCTTGCGCGACGATCCCGACCTGCGAGCCTTGGTGGTCATTGGCGAAGGACGCTCGTTTTCCACCGGCATCGACACCTCGCAGTTTGGTGGCGACCTGCTCGGCAGTAGCAGTCAGCCCTCAAAAGTCGGGGCGGCGGACGATCCCGTGGTCACGGCGATCCTGCGCACGCAGGAAGCCTTCACGTGGCTGGAAGAAACCCCGTATCCCACCATTGCCGCTGTGCGTGGACATGCTTTGGGTGCGGGTATGCAACTGGCGCTCGCCTGCGACATGCGCGTGGTCGCCCGCAGTGCGCAATTCGGTTTGCTGGAACATCGCTACGGTTTGGTGCCGGATCTCGGTGGCACGCAACGCCTTCCGCGTTTGGTTGGTGCTGGCAAAGCGAAGGAACTGATCTTTACGGCGAAAATTATTGACGCCGAGGAAGCGCAACGTCTGGGCATGATCGAACAACTCGTCGAGGACGAAGCACTGGAATCGGCTGCCACGACTCTAGCGGAAACCATCGCTGCCCAACCGCCGCTGGCCGTCCGTTATGCCAAACGCGCGATTAACGCCGCGCTCGACACCCCGATCCGACAGGGCCTACGCCTGGAAGCCGAAGGCCAAGCCGTCTGTCTGCGTTCGGAGGATTTCAAGGCAGCGATTCGCGCGTATAAAGAACGACAGGTGCCGCAATACAAAGGGCGGTAACACAACACCAAGGAGGCTTACCATGGCGGATCAAGGCTACGCACGCCCGGAAATGCTCGTCACCACCGACTGGCTGGCAGCGCATCTTCAGGACGGAAACATTCGTATCGTCGATTGCGACAACCGCGACGCCTATCGTCGCGCCCACATTCCGGGCGCGGTAACGTTTCGCGGTCATCAGTATCTCAAAGAAAAAGAAGGTGCCGTCCACATCATGGGTCCCGAGCAATTCGCCGAGGCCATGGGGGCGATGGGCATCGGCGACGACACGCTAGTGATTGCGTACGACAGTTTCAGCGGTCTCTATGCGACGCGCTTCTGGTGGGCGCTCAATTACTACGGCCATACCCAGGTCAAAGTCGTGAATGGCGGGTGGGACAAATGGCTGGCGGAAGGACGCCAGGTCGTTATGGCGGAGCCGCGCCCACCGAAAGCGACCTTCACCGCACGGGTGCACGAGGAACTCATCGCCCGCTGGGATTATGTGAAAGATTCCATCACCACGCCTGGCCGAGTCCTACTCGATGTCCGTTCCGACGGCGAATGGACCGGCGAGAACGCGCGCGGCACCAAACGTGGCGGACGCATTCCCAGCGCCGTCCATCTGGAGTGGCTCAACTACGTCGATAGCAAAACCAAAGAGTTCAAACCCGCCGCCGAGCTGCGGGCGATGTTCGAGGCGATAGGGGTCAAGCCAGAGAGCGAAGTCGTCACTTATTGACAAGGCGGCATCCGTGCGGCGCACGGATTATTCACGCTCCGCCTGCTCGGCTTCGACCGCGTCCGCAACTACGACGCCTCCTGGGGAGAATGGGGCAACCGCGAAGACTTACCGTTGGAGAAGTAACCACTCCGTCGAGGCGAACAGCACTTCGTCTCGACGGCTCAGGACCAAAAGGAATGAGGGTTATGGCACGAAGAACCGTCACCGCCCGGGTTGAAGAAAAACAATTGCAACAAGCGCGTCGATATCTGAAAACTCGAACTCCGTCCGAGACGATGAAAGCAGCGCTGGACTTTGTGACGGAAAAGGCCGCGCATGAACGGGTGGTGCGGAGATATAGCGGAGTAGGCCAACCCGATGCCTTCCAAGACAGTTGAGTTCGCTGTCCTCGACACTTCGGTGTACATTGAGAACTTCCGCACCGGGCGTTTCACCCAGCGCATTATGGAAAGTTCGTTCCTCTTTCGCGGAGTCTCCGTTGTGGTTCATGAACTGCTCAGAGGGGCGAGGAGACCAGAAGAACGGGACTTCGCCCTTGAACTGGCAACAAATCTGCGGATGTACACACCAACAGAACGCATCTGGTTGGATAGCGGAACCATCGTTGCCCATCTAGCAGCAGCAAAGGGGTATGAACGACGGAAGATTCAAGAAATTTCTTTTGATGTGTTAATCGCTTTAACAGCTCGCTCTATTGGAGCAACAGTGATTACCACCAACCGGCAAGATTTCGAGGATATTCAGCGCTATCGTCAGTTTCATTTCCTTTGCTGGGAGTAAGTGCGTCTCATAAACCTTACGCTTTCCTCCTTTTCATCTCTTCCCTTTTCCCCCCTTCGCCTTTTCCCCTTTTCGCCCGTATTCATCCTTCCCGCCAACCCTTTACACCGTCTCGGGTTTTCCGGTACCATCGCGGCTTGGAATCACGCATGGCCAATCCCCTCCAAACCCGCAACTACAAAGCTTGATCGCAGGTGCCGCTGCCATTAGCGCCGGGGTGATCGCACCTTGCTATTTGCAGCCGGAGTGGATGGCTGCCGCTGGCGCGGCGAGTGCTGTTGGCGGCATCGGCGGCAATCTCGTGTCGCAGTTTCTCGCCCGGTTCTTTAGCCGCCAGGAAACTGACCCCCGACGCCCGGACCTCAACCACGACCTGCTCAAGCTGGTCAGCAACGCCGTGGTGCGTGAGGTCGCCGCCTGCGAACGGGAAGAAGGACCGACCCTGTCTTCGGCGGAGCACGCCTGTCTGCTGGTGTTCGGAGACAACGTCGGCGCGGCCTTCGAACAACTCGCGCACAGCGGCCAGTTCCCTAACCTCGCCCCGCTGGACGTGAAAGACGTGAAACAGTTACTCGCAGACTCGGCCCGTAGCGAATCGTTGCCGCGGGTGGGCACAGTGGACGAGTGGCGGCAAATCGTGAGCCAGCTCAACCTGGACAGTAAGGCTGGACTCGAAGGTTCAACCGAGACCTTACTTGCGCAGCGCCTGCATGCGCGGTTGTGGGACGCCATCCACAGCGAGTTGAAGCAAGACTTTGCTGGCGAAGGCCGCGCCTACGCCGCTTTGCACCTGAGCTTCATGGGCGAGGTGCTGGCCACGCTGAACACGTTGGTGCGACTGCCGCACGAACAAACCCAGCTTACGCAAGAATTGCTGAACGAATTACAGGCGCACAAAACCCGCGCAGCCGACCCGAAAGTCCACGACCTGCTGACCTTACTGACGCAAGATGAAGCCCAGCGCGCCGCAGAATTTCGTCAGCGATTCGATCATCTTGATACCCAATGGGGGCTCGCGCTCGAAAAACTGACGAAGATTGAGGTCACGGTCACACAGATCGACACCAAGCTTGACAACCTTGCTGACATACTGTTCTCTCGCCTGTCGGAGAAAGACCAAGAGATCGGCGCACTCAAAGCCCAACTCCAAGCCACCTTGCAGCGCGCCGCGCAAGCCCAAGGCAAAGGCGACACCGCCGCTGGCAATGCTTTGGAGCAAATCCGCAAAGACGGCGACCCGAAAAAGTTGGGCGAGTTCTTGGATCGGCAATTAGACGTAGAACAGCCTCGGCTAGCGGAACAACAGACCAACGTGATCCAGCTTTTACGCGAACGCGCGGCGGTGGCCTACGTCACCGGTGAGATCGCTCGCGCCGAGCAGTGCCTGCAACAGATTCTTTCCTTGCTGCCCGAGGACCTCGACGCTATTAACCGGCTCGGCCAGGTCTACAAACTGCACGGCGACCTCGACGCGGCAGAGCGTCAGTACCGCCGGGTGCTCGATCTGGCACCAAGACATGCAAGAACCATCGGCAACTTAGGACTAATTGCCGAGACTCGGGGACAGCTCAACGAGGCCAAGCACCTACACAAAGAAGCGTTGGTGATCGACCAGCAACT
The DNA window shown above is from Deltaproteobacteria bacterium and carries:
- a CDS encoding enoyl-CoA hydratase/isomerase family protein; its protein translation is METLRFDRTGHVGWLWLNRPQKLNAMTAQMWDELRELGQTLRDDPDLRALVVIGEGRSFSTGIDTSQFGGDLLGSSSQPSKVGAADDPVVTAILRTQEAFTWLEETPYPTIAAVRGHALGAGMQLALACDMRVVARSAQFGLLEHRYGLVPDLGGTQRLPRLVGAGKAKELIFTAKIIDAEEAQRLGMIEQLVEDEALESAATTLAETIAAQPPLAVRYAKRAINAALDTPIRQGLRLEAEGQAVCLRSEDFKAAIRAYKERQVPQYKGR
- a CDS encoding sulfurtransferase; translated protein: MADQGYARPEMLVTTDWLAAHLQDGNIRIVDCDNRDAYRRAHIPGAVTFRGHQYLKEKEGAVHIMGPEQFAEAMGAMGIGDDTLVIAYDSFSGLYATRFWWALNYYGHTQVKVVNGGWDKWLAEGRQVVMAEPRPPKATFTARVHEELIARWDYVKDSITTPGRVLLDVRSDGEWTGENARGTKRGGRIPSAVHLEWLNYVDSKTKEFKPAAELRAMFEAIGVKPESEVVTY
- a CDS encoding type II toxin-antitoxin system VapC family toxin, encoding MPSKTVEFAVLDTSVYIENFRTGRFTQRIMESSFLFRGVSVVVHELLRGARRPEERDFALELATNLRMYTPTERIWLDSGTIVAHLAAAKGYERRKIQEISFDVLIALTARSIGATVITTNRQDFEDIQRYRQFHFLCWE
- a CDS encoding tetratricopeptide repeat protein produces the protein MIAGAAAISAGVIAPCYLQPEWMAAAGAASAVGGIGGNLVSQFLARFFSRQETDPRRPDLNHDLLKLVSNAVVREVAACEREEGPTLSSAEHACLLVFGDNVGAAFEQLAHSGQFPNLAPLDVKDVKQLLADSARSESLPRVGTVDEWRQIVSQLNLDSKAGLEGSTETLLAQRLHARLWDAIHSELKQDFAGEGRAYAALHLSFMGEVLATLNTLVRLPHEQTQLTQELLNELQAHKTRAADPKVHDLLTLLTQDEAQRAAEFRQRFDHLDTQWGLALEKLTKIEVTVTQIDTKLDNLADILFSRLSEKDQEIGALKAQLQATLQRAAQAQGKGDTAAGNALEQIRKDGDPKKLGEFLDRQLDVEQPRLAEQQTNVIQLLRERAAVAYVTGEIARAEQCLQQILSLLPEDLDAINRLGQVYKLHGDLDAAERQYRRVLDLAPRHARTIGNLGLIAETRGQLNEAKHLHKEALVIDQQLGNLEGQARHLGNLGLIARTRGQLDEAERLHRESLAIFQQLGHLEYQANQLGNLGLIARTRGQLDEAERLHREALAIDQQLRNLEGQASDLGNLGAIALTRGQLDEAEILHREALAINQQLGRLKGQANQLGNLGIIAKQRGNGAEAQRSWTEARDLFAQVGMKPQLEQVQGWLDGLPGE